In Xiphophorus maculatus strain JP 163 A chromosome 15, X_maculatus-5.0-male, whole genome shotgun sequence, the following are encoded in one genomic region:
- the ccnk gene encoding cyclin-K: MIKSSAAGPSTSSPQTMKEPKENLSGQATLDHIKPCWYWDKKDLAHTPSQSEGLDPGTEARYRREGARFIFDVGTRLGLHYDTLATGIIYFHRFYMFHSFKQFPRYVTGACCLFLAGKVEETPKKCKDIIKTARSLLNDVQFAQFGDDPKEEVMVLERILLQTIKFDLQVEHPYMFLLRYVKQLKGEKNKVCKVLQMAWTFVNDSLCTMLSLQWEPEIIAVAVMYLAGRLCKFDIQEWTAKQSSRRWWEQFVQDVPVELLEDICHQILDLYSQGNKPIPQQIQEKERAPATPTSLPPVPQGQPPASNPPPPPPKKASPQVGSPARQLKRSHTPPKDEPKPPEQAGSKIPRLESPMPPLPTSQPPPAPPAEAEPGNEAAPPPPHAPPPHQPPPLPHRPPPPPPSNYLMSTTSSYMSGEGYQSLQSMMKTEGPPYTPMPPSYPPPIPPYHPHVYQPAAAPPPGPPPPPSSYPPPSLAPAYPPPGYNSYPPPPPPRMPPGHVPPPGITLPPAGYPPPPPVPPGQSQVPLPPPPGMPLNRGGWMR; encoded by the exons ATGATAAAG TCCAGTGCAGCAGGTCCATCCACCTCTTCCCCTCAGACAATGAAGGAACCCAAGGAGAACTTGAGCGGCCAAGCCACTCTGGACCACATCAAGCCATGCTGGTACTGGGACAAGAAGGACCTAGCCCACACCCCGTCTCAGTCCGAGGGCCTTGACCCGGGTACGGAGGCTCGGTATAGGAGGGAGGGAGCCCGCTTCATATTCGACGTGGGAACCCGCCTCGGCCT ACACTATGACACTCTGGCCACCGGCATCATATATTTCCATCGCTTCTACATGTTCCACTCCTTCAAACAGTTTCCCAGATAC GTGACTGGAGCTTGTTGTCTTTTCCTGGCTGGAAAAGTCGAGGAGACCCCAAAGAAGTGCAAAGACATCATCAAGACGGCGCGGAGCTTACTGAACGATGTGCAGTTTGCTCAGTTCGGCGATGATCCAAAG GAGGAGGTGATGGTTCTGGAGAGGATTTTACTCCAGACAATCAAGTTTGACCTGCAGGTGGAGCATCCCTACATGTTCCTGCTGCGCTACGTCAAGCAGCTTAAAG GGGAGAAGAATAAAGTCTGCAAGGTATTACAGATGGCTTGGACCTTTGTCAACGACAG CCTTTGCACCATGCTGTCTCTGCAGTGGGAGCCAGAAATCATCGCCGTGGCTGTGATGTACCTGGCCGGCCGCCTGTGTAAGTTCGACATCCAGGAGTGGACGGCCAAGCAGTCGTCCCGCCGCTGGTGGGAGCAGTTCGTCCAGGATGTCCCCGTCGAGCTTCTGGAAG ACATCTGCCACCAGATCCTGGATCTGTACTCCCAGGGAAACAAGCCCATCCCTCAGCAGATCCAGGAGAAAGAGCGGGCGCCAGCTACCCCCACCTCTCTTCCCCCAGTCCCACAGGGGCAGCCCCCGGCCTCCAACCCGCCGCCTCCACCGCCCAAGAAGGCCTCTCCTCAGGTCGGCAGCCCGGCACGCCAACTCAAACGGTCTCAT ACTCCTCCAAAGGATGAACCCAAACCTCCAG AACAAGCCGGGTCAAAGATCCCGCGACTGGAGAGCCCCATGCCTCCCCTGCCTACATCCCAGCCTCCCCCAG CCCCTCCTGCAGAGGCGGAACCAGGAAACGAAGCTGCTCCTCCGCCTCCACACGCCCCGCCCCCGCACCAGCCCCCACCCTTGCCCCATCGCCCTCCTCCGCCCCCGCCCTCCAACTACCTGATGTCCACCACCAGCTCCTACATGTCTGGGGAGGGCTACCAGAGCCTGCAGTCCATGATGAAGACAGAAGGCCCGCCCTACACCCCCATGCCGCCCAGCTACCCGCCACCCATCCCGCCATATCACCCGCACGTCTACCAACCGGCCGCGGCGCCGCCTCCAGGTCCTCCGCCTCCTCCATCCAGTTACCCACCACCAAGTTTGGCCCCAGCCTACCCTCCGCCAGGCTACAACAGCTACCCTCCGCCACCGCCTCCCCGCATGCCCCCAGGCCACGTGCCGCCGCCGGGGATCACGCTTCCCCCTGCCGGGTACCCTCCTCCGCCCCCCGTGCCTCCAGGACAGTCCCAAGTgccccttcctcctccacctggAATGCCCCTCAATCGCGGCGGGTGGATGAGATGA